One Bremerella alba DNA segment encodes these proteins:
- a CDS encoding AraC family transcriptional regulator, giving the protein MIPRTKLLQEVTSEREWSVDVDLLSELFDSTPDTAFFVKDAQGRYIAVNDSLVRRHGWREKRDVIGKRSADICAGDLGSIPTQQDEKVVRTGKALLNQLEMQWYRPPTMTWCLTTKLPMKDADGTIIGLIGFSRDVRILVDPEEIPTAFAKALAEFEEHLTPDVNPVWFAQKSKLTSRRLAMLTKKIFDLTPGQFIAKIRIDAATRLLRETELSVSAIAHQCGFYDHSAFTRAFRKATGTTPRSFRKLAR; this is encoded by the coding sequence GTGATTCCGCGCACCAAACTGCTTCAAGAGGTGACCTCAGAACGCGAATGGAGCGTTGATGTCGACTTGCTATCCGAGTTGTTCGACAGCACGCCTGATACGGCATTCTTTGTTAAGGATGCCCAAGGGCGATACATCGCTGTGAATGACTCACTGGTTCGTCGTCACGGATGGCGAGAGAAGCGTGACGTCATCGGTAAGCGTTCGGCTGATATTTGTGCCGGCGATCTAGGCTCGATTCCTACGCAGCAAGATGAAAAAGTCGTTCGGACCGGAAAGGCTTTGTTAAATCAGCTGGAAATGCAATGGTATCGTCCGCCTACAATGACTTGGTGTTTGACGACCAAGTTACCCATGAAAGATGCCGACGGCACGATTATTGGCCTGATTGGCTTCTCGAGAGACGTACGAATCTTAGTGGATCCTGAGGAAATACCTACGGCGTTTGCGAAGGCATTGGCGGAATTCGAGGAACACCTGACCCCTGACGTTAATCCCGTTTGGTTTGCCCAAAAAAGCAAGTTGACTTCTCGTCGGCTGGCCATGCTGACAAAAAAGATATTCGACTTAACCCCTGGCCAGTTTATCGCCAAGATCAGAATTGATGCGGCTACCAGGCTACTGCGAGAAACGGAATTGTCGGTTTCTGCCATTGCTCATCAGTGTGGCTTTTACGATCACAGTGCATTCACACGAGCGTTTAGAAAGGCAACCGGCACTACTCCTAGGTCGTTCCGTAAACTCGCCCGCTGA